A single genomic interval of Penicillium psychrofluorescens genome assembly, chromosome: 2 harbors:
- a CDS encoding uncharacterized protein (ID:PFLUO_003551-T1.cds;~source:funannotate) has translation MLPQRIVARRLPQVAARFATAPRASFSQARVLKASEIEDPLQNGDYQNPPRVKRQLRDPYGGWWDAQERRNFGEPVHEENEILGVFSPEQYTHVSSRKGFFHLGVFVATFLSLCGVVSLYYPDRPSAPKTYEGGLEKELGGPNALPARKPSEDKW, from the exons ATGCTGCCCCAACGCATCGTGGCCCGGCGCCTTCCCCAGGTTGCGGCTCGCTTCGCTACTGCCCCCCgcgcctccttctcccaggcCCGAGTCCTCAAAGCTTCCGAAATCGAAGATCCTCTCCAG AATGGCGACTACCAAAACCCTCCTCGAGTGAAGCGTCAGCTCAGAGATCCCTACGGCGGATGGTGGGATGCGCAGGAGAGGCGGAACTTCGGGGAGCCCGTCCACGAGGAGAATGAAATCCTGGGTGTGTTCAGCCCGGAGCAGTACACCCACGTTTCCTCCCGCAAGGGTTTTTTCCACCTCGGCGTGTTCGTTGCGACCTTCCTGTCACTCTGTGGAGTTGTGAGTCTCTACTATCCCGACAGGCCGAGTGCCCCGAAGACCTATGAGGGTGGTTTGGAAAAGGAGCTGGGCGGTCCGAATGCTCTACCG GCTCGCAAGCCCAGTGAGGACAAGTGGTGA
- a CDS encoding uncharacterized protein (ID:PFLUO_003552-T1.cds;~source:funannotate) — MQNGSPNGPSIQDERVMPDFDSTPPDASLPQETADSGTREQIPSEPNLDEAVPGTEGPPSKKRRLTDTERLTPRAPSPPWKRFGFEGPTSFLAEGKRRSSRTNTVPLEQQPPSDKRQTRAAQQQHTSKGSSHGSKPATSSPLSVTQSRAQANGKLGGKTTANGSPKTVPKRSATVKQPRISQSPAPKTSHPRARSRSSGANVNGFSPRPLRDRASISATSTGGWETRQEEQDQGLKVPRLRIKVKKPTLSLQHPGQVAAPRKYGSFREWVDSEDANIGGEGILSAAEAIEEARRRREVETAAEPGGLLSSDLCSAYITEQQEEPPPQYSHHDHLVAHALYFQKLLDKEHKRHRQMAKLFAQWCADAWRKRNKDPEDILREQQEEMRGKRRQLAKDLQKMFDLARAEIDRSRLARWEEERKVENQQALDSAIKKSTALFEKRRSEILGEVPSDAPASSEEEDAETDTSTDSDEDDESNMSASESEGDDGANVDEQVDEDAALTAEELRLKYANLPADEALDRMSVASDSTAVTHYSDGPRRESAPKDIDSQPAEESQIDDVDSVLMDDSDQSTDMDDDMGDSDEDADSDEDEESDEEGDDGPGLLGFFAPKDITVPRDGEDAAVDTEDVEDAKLVSEVGDDNDFQDPDEVSLIPNGPTADEQGSEAEGTPPEVVEASEASAMGDEETPLSENIEYNEAAESALADATVPDVSESADEVEHVFDTRPSGEVSSEASPGTFATKPSEPESVSSYEPAAEKSLQTGHSPAPGLKIPIPHLLRGTLREYQHYGLDWLAGLYNNHINGILADEMGLGKTIQTIALLAHLAVDHGVWGPHLVVVPTSVMLNWEMEFKKWCPGFKIMTYYGNQEERKAKRRGWTDDNAWNVLITSYQLVLQDQSSLKRRNWHYMVLDEAHNIKNFRSQRWQALLTFKTRARLLLTGTPLQNNLTELWSLLFFLMPSDGKGNGIDGFADLRDFSEWFRRPVEQILEHGRETMDDEAKRVVTKLHTVLRPYILRRLKADVEKQMPGKYEHVMYCRLSKRQRFLYDGFMSMAQTKETLASGNFLSIIHCLMQLRKVCNHPDLFETRPISTSFAMPRSAVTNFNMKESLVRRRLLFEHPLTKIDLDFLNLAPISREEISRRLADDSIRLMASRPFKILRERQYQRTNWQMGFDGSNMQSILDSLENACRMRRMAELERCLYFESKRHGRRPVYGSSLVEFLRAGTKEHALANAPLRKRSMADWLSSRSSVLASMIMSVEERSIEMDGYVQRFACVTPAAVAAGMTEAALTPVETRLLTNTKKDQPYDPFHEAQMRLSIAFPDKRLLQYDCGKLQRLDKLLRDLKAGGHRALIFTQMTKMLDILEQFLNIHGHRYLRLDGTTKVEQRQMLTERFNSDPRILAFILSSRSGGLGINLTGADTVIFYDLDWNPAMDKQCQDRCHRIGQTRDVHIYRFVSEYTIESNILRKANQKRMLDDVIIQEGEFTTDYFTRLDAPDIEQSDELDGHDEASAAMDRVLGNRAPTGPRAFEQAEDKEDIDAAKNAQKELEHADDGDFEDRSVSHGTPAQAGTPMTSAAEDATAGPVSQKLADELVSEPEPAHIDDYLLRFMEWNMRDEPLVLPRDKSKKRSKKGKEHRLSKRRR; from the coding sequence ATGCAAAACGGTAGCCCGAATGGCCCATCGATTCAAGATGAACGCGTGATGCCGGACTTTGATTCTACGCCTCCTGACGCGTCGCTCCCGCAAGAAACCGCCGATTCTGGCACCCGCGAGCAGATCCCTTCCGAGCCGAACCTCGACGAAGCTGTCCCTGGCACCGAAGGACCCCCGTCCAAGAAACGACGACTGACGGATACGGAACGGTTGACGCCCCGGGCCCCTTCGCCCCCTTGGAAGAGATTTGGCTTCGAGGGGCCAACGTCGTTCCTCGCAGAAGGCAAGCGTAGGTCATCGCGCACAAACACGGTCCCCCTTGAGCAGCAGCCTCCATCGGACAAGAGACAAACGcgagcagcgcagcagcagcataCGTCCAAGGGAAGTTCCCATGGCTCCAAACCGGCAACTTCTTCCCCGCTGTCGGTCACGCAGTCGCGTGCGCAGGCCAATGGAAAACTTGGTGGCAAGACAACTGCGAACGGGTCGCCCAAGACGGTTCCCAAAAGAAGTGCCACTGTCAAGCAACCGCGCATATCCCAATCACCCGCGCCAAAAACGAGCCACCCACGCGCGAGGTCTCGCAGCTCTGGCGCCAATGTAAATGGGTTCAGCCCTCGTCCTCTGCGAGACCGTGCATCCATTTCGGCTACGTCTACCGGTGGCTGGGAGAcccgtcaagaagaacaggaccAGGGACTGAAGGTTCCACGGTTGCGGATAAAGGTAAAGAAGCCAACTCTCTCTTTACAACACCCCGGCCAGGTGGCTGCTCCTCGAAAATATGGATCGTTCCGGGAATGGGTTGACAGTGAGGATGCGAATATTGGTGGCGAAGGCATACTGTCTGCCGCGGAAGCTATCGAAGAAGCTCGGAGACGACGCGAAGTTGAGACAGCTGCTGAACCTGGTGGCCTACTGAGCTCAGATCTTTGCTCTGCATATATCACGGAGCAACAGGAAGAGCCGCCTCCCCAGTACTCGCATCACGATCATCTGGTGGCACATGCATTGTATTTCCAAAAACTTTTGGATAAGGAACACAAGCGCCACCGACAAATGGCCAAACTGTTTGCGCAATGGTGCGCAGATGCCTGGCGGAAGCGCAACAAGGACCCGGAAGATATCCTGCgagaacagcaagaagagaTGCGAGGAAAACGCAGGCAGCTGGCCAAGGATCTCCAAAAGATGTTTGACCTGGCACGTGCTGAAATTGATCGAAGCCGTTTGGCCCGCTGGGAGGAAGAACGGAAAGTGGAAAACCAGCAGGCTCTCGACAGCGCGATCAAAAAATCCACGGCCCTGTTTGAAAAGAGGCGATCGGAGATCCTGGGCGAAGTCCCTAGCGATGCTCCTGCTTcgagtgaggaagaagatgccgaAACAGATACCTCGACCGATtcagatgaggatgatgagagCAACATGTCGgcctccgagtccgaagGGGATGATGGAGCCAATGTGGATGAGCAGGTGGATGAAGATGCGGCGttgacggcggaggagctaCGATTAAAATACGCCAACTTGCCAGCCGATGAGGCTTTGGATCGCATGTCAGTGGCGTCAGACAGCACGGCAGTCACTCATTACAGCGATGGCCCCCGCCGAGAAAGTGCTCCAAAAGATATAGATTCTCAGCCCGCAGAAGAGTCGCAAATAGACGACGTGGACTCGGTTCTCATGGATGATAGCGATCAGTCGACcgacatggatgatgatATGGGCGACAGTGACGAAGACGCAGACTctgacgaggacgaagagtCTGACGAGGAAGGCGATGATGGGCCTGGTTtgctcggcttcttcgcgcCGAAAGACATTACTGTCCCTCGAGATGGTGAAGACGCGGCCGTTGATACCGAGGACGTTGAAGACGCGAAATTGGTATCTGAGGTTGGTGATGACAACGACTTTCAAGATCCCGATGAAGTCTCACTCATCCCTAATGGACCAACAGCCGACGAACAAGGTTCAGAAGCAGAAGGCACGCCCCCAGAAGTCGTGGAAGCATCTGAAGCCTCCGCCAtgggcgacgaggagactCCCTTGTCTGAAAACATCGAGTATAATGAGGCTGCCGAATCTGCATTGGCCGATGCCACTGTTCCTGACGTCTCCGAATCAGCGGATGAGGTCGAACATGTCTTCGATACCCGACCAAGCGGCGAAGTATCCAGTGAAGCTTCTCCCGGGACCTTTGCGACCAAGCCCTCCGAACCCGAATCTGTGTCTTCCTATGAACCTGCCGCAGAAAAGTCCTTGCAAACAGGCCACTCTCCTGCACCTGGCTTGAAGATACCAATCCCGCATCTCTTGCGTGGCACTCTACGTGAGTATCAACACTATGGACTGGACTGGCTTGCGGGCCTTTACAACAACCACATCAatggcatcctggccgatgagATGGGTCTTGGTAAAACGATCCAGACAATTGCTCTCCTTGCCCACCTTGCTGTCGATCATGGAGTGTGGGGCCCACACCTAGTGGTTGTGCCAACCAGCGTCATGCTCAACTGGGAGATGGAATTCAAGAAATGGTGCCCGGGGTTCAAGATCATGACCTACTATGGCAACCAGGAAGAGCGCAAGGCTAAACGCCGAGGCTGGACGGATGACAATGCCTGGAACGTGTTGATCACATCGTATCAACTAGTCCTGCAGGACCAGTCGTCTCTCAAGCGCAGGAACTGGCATTACATGGTTCTCGACGAGGCACACAATATCAAAAACTTCCGGTCGCAACGGTGGCAAGCTCTTCTGACGTTCAAGACTCGGGCTCGGCTTCTTCTTACCGGTACTCCGCTGCAGAACAACCTGACCGAGCTGTGgtctctccttttcttcttgatgcCTTCCGACGGAAAAGGAAATGGCATTGATGGATTTGCTGACCTCCGAGACTTCTCGGAGTGGTTCCGCCGACCCGTGGAGCAGATCTTGGAACATGGACGGGAGACGATGGATGATGAAGCTAAGCGGGTAGTTACCAAACTCCACACTGTCCTTCGCCCGTACATCCTGCGTCGCCTCAAGGCCGATGTCGAGAAACAGATGCCCGGAAAATACGAGCATGTGATGTACTGCAGGCTCTCCAAGCGGCAACGCTTTTTGTACGATGGGTTCATGTCCATGGCTCAGACCAAAGAAACACTGGCGTCGGGCAATTTCCTCTCGATTATCCACTGTCTCATGCAACTGCGCAAGGTTTGCAACCATCCCGATTTGTTCGAAACCCGGCCCATTTCGACCTCGTTCGCCATGCCCCGATCTGCCGTGACGAACTTCAACATGAAGGAGTCCCTCGTGCGTCGAAGACTACTCTTCGAACACCCTCTCACCAAGATCGACTTGGACTTTTTGAACCTAGCACCAATCTCTAGAGAGGAAATCTCCCGGCGTCTGGCAGACGATAGCATTCGACTCATGGCCTCTCGCCCCTTCAAAATTCTTCGGGAGCGTCAGTACCAACGAACCAACTGGCAGATGGGTTTCGATGGGTCCAATATGCAGAGCATTTTGGATTCTCTGGAGAATGCCTGCCGAATGAGGAGAATGGCTGAGCTTGAACGCTGTTTATACTTTGAGTCCAAACGCCACGGCCGCCGGCCGGTGTACGGCAGCAGCCTCGTCGAGTTCCTCAGGGCCGGGACCAAGGAGCACGCTCTCGCCAACGCTCCTTTGCGAAAGCGCTCCATGGCCGACTGGCTGTCGAGCCGGTCCTCTGTCCTCGCATCGATGATCATGTCCGTTGAGGAACGCTCCATCGAGATGGATGGCTATGTCCAAAGATTCGCCTGTGTCACTCCTgctgccgtcgctgctggcATGACCGAAGCTGCTCTCACGCCTGTCGAAACGCGCCTATTGACGAACACCAAGAAGGACCAGCCCTACGACCCATTCCACGAAGCGCAGATGCGACTTTCAATTGCATTCCCAGACAAACGATTGCTCCAGTATGATTGCGGTAAACTGCAACGGCTCGACAAACTGCTCCGTGATCTTAAAGCAGGAGGTCATCGCGCCCTGATCTTCACGCAAATGACAAAGATGCTTGACATCCTCGAACAGTTCCTCAACATCCACGGACATCGCTATCTTCGACTGGACGGAACTACAAAGGTGGAACAGCGACAGATGCTCACAGAGCGGTTCAACAGCGACCCGCGGATCCTGGCATTTATTCTATCTAGTCGATCCGGTGGTCTTGGAATCAACTTGACTGGTGCCGATACCGTCATCTTTTACGATCTGGACTGGAACCCGGCCATGGACAAGCAATGTCAAGATCGTTGTCATCGAATTGGGCAAACGCGCGATGTTCACATCTATCGGTTTGTGTCCGAGTACACCATCGAATCCAACATCCTACGCAAAGCCAACCAGAAACGCATGCTGGATGACGTGATCATTCAAGAAGGCGAATTCACCACTGACTACTTCACCCGGCTGGATGCTCCAGACATAGAACAAAGCGATGAGCTGGACGGTCACGACGAAGCGAGTGCCGCCATGGATCGCGTGCTCGGCAACCGCGCGCCAACTGGCCCGCGTGCGTTCGAGCAAGCCGAAGACAAGGAAGATATCGATGCAGCCAAGAATGCGCAGAAAGAGCTGGAGCatgccgacgatggcgacTTCGAGGATCGCAGTGTATCACATGGGACGCCAGCTCAGGCCGGGACCCCGATGACCTCGGCAGCAGAGGATGCTACTGCTGGCCCTGTCTCGCagaagctggccgatgagCTTGTCAGTGAACCAGAGCCTGCCCACATCGACGACTACCTTCTCCGCTTCATGGAGTGGAACATGCGCGATGAACCATTGGTGCTGCCTCGCgacaagagcaagaagaggTCCAAAAAGGGCAAAGAGCACCGTCTCAGCAAGAGGCGCCGCTGA
- a CDS encoding uncharacterized protein (ID:PFLUO_003553-T1.cds;~source:funannotate), which translates to MKTSISSDVWETKKPLITRLYMQEEWPLKQVIKQIRSDDFNPSETQLRSRLKKWRVTKPSRQTRKNLQAPARSKHDLDAKKNIKRPSSPWPKYPQSPSASSTDVPSATTEWTMNLPIYTQPKLSLAAQPLTPSPSSGPQTLANNYFTNTSHASFTDPSPHDSSFNQTSSAGEGLMLNTSTCAYPTPGYPLSPDPCIPSPVAATTAPGVAWPTRSLPVDFDPNPAVSAPTWYRAITPPPGESHSAAPLSVPIAGQMPDGVPPAPGQDYSHSFTHYPSEMPGFAHGYAEPRTWKHVMSLQHNQMPGMEPQHTSPQYVPGFYVSQEHLTQMAPGVGY; encoded by the exons ATGAAGacctccatctcatccgaTGTCTGGGAGACGAAGAAACCATTGATTACTCGGCTATACATGCAGGAAGAATGGCCACTCAAACAGGTCATTAAGCAGATTCGGTCCGATGACTTCAACCCGAG TGAAACGCAACTACGCAGCAGATTAAAGAAATGGCGAGTCACCAAGCCATCGCGTCAAACACGCAAGAATCTTCAAGCCCCAGCACGCTCCAAGCACGATCTAGATGCCAAGAAGAACATAAAACGTCCATCCTCGCCGTGGCCAAAGTATCCACAATCACCATCGGCCTCCTCTACTGATGTGCCTTCGGCGACGACCGAGTGGACTATGAACCTTCCCATCTATACACAGCCCAAGTTGTCATTGGCGGCACAGCCCTTGACCCCGAGTCCTTCATCAGGGCCACAAACTCTGGCTAACAACTACTTTACGAATACGAGTCATGCTTCCTTTACCGACCCAAGTCCGCATGACAGCTCTTTCAATCAAACATCTTCGGCGGGCGAGGGCCTCATGCTTAATACTTCTACCTGCGCCTATCCGACCCCGGGCTACCCTCTTTCTCCCGACCCATGCATCCCGAGCCCAGTCGCAGCCACTACAGCACCGGGAGTCGCATGGCCAACTCGTTCTCTGCCCGTCGACTTCGATCCCAACCCTGCCGTGAGCGCGCCAACATGGTACCGAGCCATCACTCCCCCGCCTGGTGAATCCCATTCCGCCGCTCCCCTAAGCGTCCCGATAGCAGGACAGATGCCTGACGGGGTCCCTCCAGCTCCGGGTCAAGATTATTCACATTCGTTCACACACTATCCGAGTGAAATGCCTGGGTTTGCGCACGGCTACGCTGAACCTAGGACATGGAAACACGTCATGTCCCTGCAGCACAACCAGATGCCGGGAATGGAGCCGCAACATACGAGCCCGCAGTATGTGCCTGGCTTT